TGATACTCTGGTATGCTCTCATGAGCCTATGTTGACATATGtgcgcttatatatatatatatatatatatatatatatatatatatatatatatatatatatatatatatatatatatatatatttacctgTCTACTTTATCTAGTGTCAACAAACGCAAGCCTAAAAGTGGGCCCACAATGTAACTAGGACTCGGAATTCTTTTTTCAATAAAGGAAGTTTTGGTTGATATCAACGCAACTACATTAAGGTGATAAAACTATCTTGAGATCGCTCCTGGCCTCTACACAACTAGGTACACCCTAGCCTAAAAGACTAAAAGAGGTTTGGTTCTTTAGACAACCACACCACTAAAGTCGGCAAATTAGATTTACCATCCATGTGTTTGGATAAGAAAAAATATATAGTCACTTGTTCCAATAGTTGAAACGCCATAGTAATCAACACACATGTATCTGGTCTCTAAAAAACAAGCTATGAACGAATATATCAGATAATAAGGTAGACAATCTGCAAAGCTGTAGAAGCTTTTTCCCCCCCCTACCCAAAATCATGTCATTCATGTTTACTTGTTTAGTTTAAGCCACAAGGACTATCAAGAAGCTGCCCCTACCAATAGAACTAGCTGTTTCAAATCCACTCCCTAGTCACTCACCAGACATGTGAGCCACACCCGCGGATGTGAATCACTCCTGTAGGCTATTAGGGCAACTATAATGATTGGCTCATAAGCTAGCTCTAagcattttttttatattttaatagataAGAGAAAAAAGTTAGCTCTCGGATCAAGAGTTAGGCTCATACACATATTCAAAAACATATAAGAGTGTCATATGGGCCTAATCGTACTACGGCCATTGCTAAAAGCTAACACTGTTAGATAGGTTGGCTTAGAGCTAGTAGTTGACTTGCGGGTGCCTTAAGGGCCGTTCGGTTAGGCAAAAATTGTGGTTCGTACCGAACCCTAGCCATATAATAGGGACAAATCGACATTAAAGAAAGGTACTTAATTATctaaaaaacaacatttcatattacCGTGCCAATTCCAGATTTTCTCTGTTTGCACAGTATAAGACAAACATTCAGCGCTAAATGATCCAGCGTGCAGAAGTTGTCATCCGCGCAAGCTTCTTCGATCCTTCGCTGGACAAGGCGCTCGAGAAGATTCAAAGAAGATTAGTCAAGGATAACTAGAAAAAGGACAAAACCATGGAGACTTCGAGGTACCAGCTGTTCACTTGCAAGAGCAAGAGCTAGAGCAAGAGCAACTAGAATAGAGCAAGTGACCCATCTTGTGTCGCCGTTGACCTCTCAAAGCATACACACTTTCAATCTTGCTGGCCCTGTGCCGTGAGCTGAGCTCTCTCGATTAACCCATGGCTATGATCCTAGATGCGTTCGTCCCCATGCTGGGGCGAATGGTCGCTGGCGCCGTGAAGGAGAGGCTTGACATGCTCCTCGGCGTGCCCGGGGAGATGGAAAGGCTCGAGGTCACACTGGAGGACCTCGTCAATGTTCTCGGCGATGCCGAGATGAAGCGCATCACCGACACGGCCGTCGACGCCTGGGTCCGGGAGCTCAAGGACGTCATGTACGACGCCGATGACGTCCTCGACCAGTGGCAGATGGAGGCCCGCAGCGGCGACGCGCCCAAGCGCTCGTTCCCTGGCGCCGGCTGCTGCGTGCCCCTCTTCACGTGCTTCCGGGACCCGGTGCTCGCGCACGCCATGGCGGCGCAAATCAAGGAGCTGAACCGGAGGCTGGAGAGCGTCAGCCGTCGGAGCTCCATGTTTCACTTCGTCAATGCTTCGTCCTCGTCCGTCCCGCTCCGGCAGCAATCGGCATCCAGCAGCAACGGTAAGACGAGCTCGGTGATCGTCCACGCCGATCTTGTCGGCGAGAAGATCGAGCAGGACGCGAACGCGCTGGTGGAGGCGTTGACCACCGACGACCAGAGCGACAATGTCATCGTCGTCGGCATCACAGGCGCCGGCGGGATCGGGAAGACCACCCTCGCCAAGAGGGTCTTCGCAGACCAGCACGTGCGTGACGAGTTCGACCTCAGGGTCTGGGTGTGCGTGTCGCAGGACGTGAATGAGACTGACCTGCTGTGGTCGGCCATCGTCGGCGCCGGAGgcggccaccaccaccagcacGCCGCCACGCCGCCGGACAGGTCGTGGCTCGAGCCCGCGCTCCAGCGGGCCGTCTCGGGAAAGAAGGTCCTGCTGGTGTTGGACGACGTGTGGAGCGACGTGGCCTGGAAGAAGGTGCTCGAGAATGCGTTCAGGGCCGGTGCTCGTGGTGGCAGCAGGGTGCTCGTCACGACGAGGAAAGAGATGGTTGCCCTGCAGATGAAGGTCGTGCACATCCACCGCGTCGAGAAGCTGCAGCCTGAAGATGGGTGGCGCTTACTCAAGAACCAGGTTAGAATGCTTCTTTTCCGTGTCTTCGACAGTCTGAGCAACTGtagtatgtttcttttttttgctTTAGTCGCAGCTACAGTAACAGCCAAGATTTTCCCTACAAGAGCCTCATTGTTTGCAATGCATATCAAAGAAACCAAAACAATGGAACAACCTTGATATCTTTTTTCGTGTTTCTTGAAAGATGTAATCCGTCATGCAGAAGCCACCACATGAACATGCACACCGATTCGGGTACCTAGCTCATCGTCAAATCTTTGCTCAAGCCGTTCCTGGGGAAAAAAAACTTGGCTCCTGCCATATCTTGTCTTGCCGAATTTTGAACAGTACTGGTGTCCACAGTACtgcaattcttttttttttgacgaCAAAAGACTGTAGGGGGAGATCCCCACAATGAGATTTTAATGTTAATTTAAGAATAGAACGTACTTACACACAAAGGATTAACTAAAGCCATCGAGCCAAACACAAAAAGATGACCTCAGGTCATCCTTCAAACGAAGGTAACACCTGATTTTTAAAATTGGCTAGCCAGACATTCGGACTCGGTTGCTGCCTCTTAAAAACCTTGTCATTGCGCATCTTCCATAATTCCCACACTGCTATCAATGCAGCTTCAGTGAAGAAGGGCAGGTTGTGAGTCAAGCTTCCATGCACTAACCTATCCATGAGCTGTAACGATCCATCCCAAACGAAGTTGAGGATCCCCCAACACTCCTGCGCGAACGGGCAATCAAAGAACAAAAGGGGAATTCTTtgtgtaccattaaaaaagatcgcaatgccaTGTGTGTccctgaaaaagttcagcggtcttcagcgccactgctcctaactttttttgtgccctccatgccactgccgtcagtttgggctctaacgccgttaaaccgcaggtgtgaaaagtcaaaaataccttaagtctaaatatgtcattaatttttttgagcatcttaacgacttcaaatgaaaaaactcaaaactagaaagttgtagatctcgtcgagatctataatttttatataaaaattatcttcatttaattctacaaaaaaagatatgatttttctaagatatattaatcatatcaaatcatatttttttgcggaattaaatgaagataatttttatatgaaaattatagatctcgacgagatctacaactttctagttttgagttttttcatttgaagtcgttaagatgctaaaaaaattaatgacatatttagacttaagggtattttcgacttttcacacctgcggtTGGACAGGCGTTAGAGctcaaactgacggcagtggcatggagggcacaaaaaagttggagcagtggcgctgaagaccgctgaacttttccagAGACACACAGAGCATTACGATCTTTTTTGATAGCACACAAGGAATTCCCCTAAGAACAAATGCTCGATGGTCTCCTCCCCCCCATTGTTACATGTGACAGAAGATACTATCTTGGATGTGTAAATGTCTTCTCCGCAACATTGACTTGGTGTTCAACCGGTCCACTAGGACTAACCAAGCAAAGAACTTAATGCGCGGAGTGCATTTTGATTTCCAGACCGCTTTGAAGATCGGATGCACTTCCACATTGCTGAAAACTTGGGAGTAAAAGCAGTCTCAAAACGTATTTGTTACCCCAGATGGGCACCCAACGATCTGTAGCGGTATCATCATATGGGAGCAGCTGTAGCTAGGCCTGTAGGATCTCAAACTCCTGAAAAGCTCAGTACTGCAATTCTTGTACTAGCTATGAACAAGAATACCTAAACTTATCTGACAAAAGAGAACTCCTTTGGACAAAACTATTAACTTCCAGGCACTGACTTATGCATCCAGAGACATATAGGGCCATGAGGACTTGGACCAACTGGGCCCTGTCATTTTTATTCCCATTTGGATTAGTACATGGTCTGATGGCCACCACCTGATAAAGCATTGAAGCATCAATTTTCAACACAGATTGCATAGGGTGAATGGGTGATACATGTGCATACGAAATaatgtttcatttttttttgtaaaattttCTGTGAGAATGTTAGAAGCAAATATGTATGATATACTGTACGATTCAGATTAGCAACATTTAACCCCCGATCCAAGTCTGGATTTTTTTCTGTTCCAGATTAGCAACGTTTAATGCGTACAACATATATGAGTCAAAAACTTAAGTTACCATCTGTTTCTCGTGCAGTCATGTGGTTGTTTCTTTGTCCTTTTTTAATCATCAATACTGCAATATCGTCCATTTATTTGTAACATGGTATAAGAAAGGAAGATAACCAATGAAAATATCTAGATGCACTgcacccaacaaaatttggtgcAGTAACTCCAGTTAAGAGTGGTATTTCTGGAAGTGAAAAGTACTAGTATAGTTTAAATGTTTTCCACATATTGTCTCCTTTAGTGAAAGATACCAAAATAAGGGAGACTCTTACTTGCCATGGCTATCTTTCCATCCTTAAGCCATCGACCCCTTGATCGAACAGTTTACACATGTCCCACATATGATCTTCAAGGACTTAAAGACCAAACATTATCACTCACCCGTGGGTTCCCCCAGCTACTgtatggactaaaacaagatcaTCCTTGCGAAGGGCTCGGTCTCATGTCCTAAGATCATAACAACATATAGCTTCATCATTTGTGATCCACTGTACTATTCAATACAGACATATACAAAATTAATTTGACAAcaagttgttatacaaattttcAAGACAAATATGGTAAGGAACTTAATCATACTTTATGCTTGAACAGGTTGTCTTGGGCAGGAATCCAACTGATATAGAAAATTTTAAAGACATCGGTATGGAGATTGTCACAAGATGTGATTGCTTGCCGCTTGCAATTAAGACAGTTGGTGGACTATTGTGCACAAAAGAAAGAACATTCAGAGATTGGGAGGAAGTTTCAAGGAGTGCTGCATGGTCTGTCGCAGGACTACCTAAAGAAGTTCATAATGCCATTTATTTGAGCTATGCTGATTTGCCACCTCACCTGAAACAATGTTTCCTACACTGCTCCCTTTTTCCAAAAGACGAAGTTATCAAACGGGTGGATGTTGTTCAAATGTGGATCGCTGAGGGATTTGTACAAGATGATGGAGGAACCTCAACACTACTTGAAGATGTAGGAAACATGTATTACAAAGAATTAGTCATGCGTAACCTACTTGAGCCTGATGACCAATATTATGATCAATCAGGATGCACAATGCATGATCTTCTTCGATCATTTGCCAATTACTTGGCAAAAGATGAAGCATTAGTTCTTACACAGGGCCAAAGTTTATGCAACATGAAGACAAAAACTAAGCTGCGTCGGCTGTCCGTAGCAACCGAAAATGTGCTCCCAAGTACCTTCAATAATCAGAAGCAACTAAGAGCACTGATGATACTCCGAAGCACCACAGTTGAGCTGGATAAGTTTTTGCATGACCTGCCTAAGCTACGAGTACTACATCTCGGGGGTGTAAACCTCACAACCTTGCCGCCTTCTTTGTCTGATCTGAAGCATTTAAGATACTTGGAGCTGTCTGGTACCATGATAAATACAATCCCAGACTCGATTGGAGACTTGAAATATCTGCAATATATTGGTCTGATAAATTGTATAAATTTGTTCAGTCTTCCTGGGAGCATAGTGAGGCTGCATAAGTTGAGAGCTCTTCACATCAAGGGGGCCAATGTGAATGAAATCCCCAAGGGGATAGGGAAACTAGAAAATCTTGTTGAGTTAACTGGTTTTTTAACACAAAATGATGATACTACAGGTTGGAACAGTCTGGAAGAGCTAGGACACCTGTCCCAACTCAGCCTCTTGTATCTAAGCAACCTAGAGAAAGCACGGACTAGCTCCGTGGCTAAGAAAGCAAACCTTCAAGGCAAGCGCCACCTTAGATACTTAAGCTTGGAGTGCACAACAAGAATTGGTAGTGGAAGTCAGATCAAAGATAACATACAGCAGGAGAAACATCAAATTGAGGATGTCTTTGAAGAGCTGTGTCCACCGGCTTGCCTCGAAAACCTCTCACTAGTTGGATTTTTTGGACATCAACTTCCTAAATGGATGAGCTCAGGTAAGATGGCTCTTAAGTACCTAAGATCAATAAAACTCGAAGATTGTACCTATTGTGAGCAGCTCCCTGCATTGGGCCATCTCCTGAGTTTAGATTTCCTGCTGATCAAACATGCGCCATCTATTACGAGAATTGGACATGAATTTTTTTGCAGCAGCAATGTTACACAGATGAACCAACAGATGTTGTTCCCAAGGCTGGAGAAACTTGGATTTGATAGGTTGGATGGATGGGAAGAATGGATATGGGACAAGGAACTTGAGCAGGCAATGCCGAACATCTTTTCTCTGAAGATCACAAAATGCAAGTTGAAGTATTTCCCCCCAGGGCTTGTGCATCAAACCAGGGCCTTGAAAGAATTGATCATATCTGAAGCTTGCAACTTGACATCTGTCGCAAACTTCCTCCTCAGCGATCTGCATCTCTATGCCAACCCAAAGCTTGAAATGCTTGCTAATCTCCCTAAACTACGAAGACTTTCGGTTATCCAATGCCCCAAGTTGAATGTACTCATGGGTTTAACAGAACTGCAAAGCATTACATTGCAGGACTATGGTGCAGAATTATTTCCACAGTACTTGAAAGAAACCAGTGCTGCAAAGCTAGAGGTTTTCTGTAACGAAGAACTCTTTAAACTAGTAATCCTGCAAGAAGGTTCAGAGTGGTGCAAGATCAAGAATATCCAAAATGTTAAAGCATATGCTCCCAAAGGAGGCGACTGTAAAGGATGGTATGCATTATACACTAAGGAACCGTTTAGCCTGATCACAAACAACAAGGGGTGCGAAATATTTGAAATTGCATAGTCCTAATGATTGTTGAGTTAATTCATCTAGAGCTGAATGGCGAACTGTCTCTCATCATGCTTGAGTCCATGTTCATTAACTCTACATTGGAAGACTTTGATTCAGATAAAAATATTGTTGTGCTAAGGACTTCCCGAAAGAAATTTGTTCCATCAGTGTATCCAGCAGGTGATTTTGTTAGTTAGCCCCCTCAGTGGAAAATTCTAGATGCTTTAGCTCTTCAGTCTCTGTCATGTAACTTTACCATTTACTATGAAAACATAACAGTCAAAGTTAGCAACATCTTTCTGCAATAAGCCTACTCCATTACTGTGCTTGTTATGTGAGTAATCCAAGGAAACCAAGAAAAATAACATTGTTGAAGATACAAAACTATTACAGAGTACAATTTAAATTGACACAGTATTTATGAAAAGCAGCACTAAGGATTTATAATTTTATTTACTCATTTATTTCTCACCAGGTGCGTTTGACATTTTTTCCAGTAGGCCACACTACACAATTACAGGCACGAAATGGCAAAGATCTGTTGACTGTTTTTTTAGTGGATGATCTGTTGACTGGTGAGTTTGGCAAAACATGAACAGAAGAAAATGCTCCTAGCACCATGCGACGCGCTAATGGAGACTGGTTTAGCCCAGGAACCATCGGAAGCAAGGGCGGACCTGGGCCTAGGGCTTCAGGACCTCGGCCATGGCCCAGTAACACTTCGTACGATGGTTCCTGGGCTAAACCAGTCCCCACAGACATTAGGCCCAGCAACAAAGGGACTAAAAGTACCTGCTACTGCCCGCACGGCGCACACACGGGAGTTCGCTTCGCCCGCGCGTGGGTCGTGGCTCGTCTACCGCCTCCGGACGGCCGCCGCCGGACGGCCAGACCTCCTTGGCTCCTCCTCATCAAGTCTCTCACCACCGGTTCGCCGTCCCTCCCATCTGCACCCACGCGCGGCGTGGCCCTGGCCGATTTGTGCGCTTGCGGCAGGCGGCAGCACTACGCCGCTACGGGCTACGGCCGCCGGCAAGGGTGCAAGGCGCATAGGGTGGGAACAGCCGAGCTGCGGGCTACGGCCGGCAGCCAACAACCACATCTCCCAT
Above is a genomic segment from Miscanthus floridulus cultivar M001 chromosome 3, ASM1932011v1, whole genome shotgun sequence containing:
- the LOC136544513 gene encoding putative disease resistance protein RGA3 — encoded protein: MAMILDAFVPMLGRMVAGAVKERLDMLLGVPGEMERLEVTLEDLVNVLGDAEMKRITDTAVDAWVRELKDVMYDADDVLDQWQMEARSGDAPKRSFPGAGCCVPLFTCFRDPVLAHAMAAQIKELNRRLESVSRRSSMFHFVNASSSSVPLRQQSASSSNGKTSSVIVHADLVGEKIEQDANALVEALTTDDQSDNVIVVGITGAGGIGKTTLAKRVFADQHVRDEFDLRVWVCVSQDVNETDLLWSAIVGAGGGHHHQHAATPPDRSWLEPALQRAVSGKKVLLVLDDVWSDVAWKKVLENAFRAGARGGSRVLVTTRKEMVALQMKVVHIHRVEKLQPEDGWRLLKNQVVLGRNPTDIENFKDIGMEIVTRCDCLPLAIKTVGGLLCTKERTFRDWEEVSRSAAWSVAGLPKEVHNAIYLSYADLPPHLKQCFLHCSLFPKDEVIKRVDVVQMWIAEGFVQDDGGTSTLLEDVGNMYYKELVMRNLLEPDDQYYDQSGCTMHDLLRSFANYLAKDEALVLTQGQSLCNMKTKTKLRRLSVATENVLPSTFNNQKQLRALMILRSTTVELDKFLHDLPKLRVLHLGGVNLTTLPPSLSDLKHLRYLELSGTMINTIPDSIGDLKYLQYIGLINCINLFSLPGSIVRLHKLRALHIKGANVNEIPKGIGKLENLVELTGFLTQNDDTTGWNSLEELGHLSQLSLLYLSNLEKARTSSVAKKANLQGKRHLRYLSLECTTRIGSGSQIKDNIQQEKHQIEDVFEELCPPACLENLSLVGFFGHQLPKWMSSGKMALKYLRSIKLEDCTYCEQLPALGHLLSLDFLLIKHAPSITRIGHEFFCSSNVTQMNQQMLFPRLEKLGFDRLDGWEEWIWDKELEQAMPNIFSLKITKCKLKYFPPGLVHQTRALKELIISEACNLTSVANFLLSDLHLYANPKLEMLANLPKLRRLSVIQCPKLNVLMGLTELQSITLQDYGAELFPQYLKETSAAKLEVFCNEELFKLVILQEGSEWCKIKNIQNVKAYAPKGGDCKGWYALYTKEPFSLITNNKGCEIFEIA